Proteins from a genomic interval of Vibrio casei:
- the puuE gene encoding allantoinase PuuE, producing the protein MVSEYPRNLIGYGNQPPHVQWPNDARVAVSFVLNYEEGGERCTLHGDEESEAFLSEIIGAQPFPNARHISMESIYEYGSRAGVWRILKLFDQFNYPLTAFVVGMAAERNPDVIKEMANSGHEICSHGYRWLDYHKIDIDTEREHMQKAINVIKDITGERPYGWYTGRNGVNTRKLVAEEGGFLYDSDAYDDDLPYWHTEGPKPQLVIPYTLDVNDMRFATNQGFNTGEQFFQYLKDSFDTLYEEGAESPKMMSVGLHCRLIGRPGRIQGLKRFMEYVQQHDKVWVCRRLDIAKHWHESHPHPDLNK; encoded by the coding sequence ATGGTTAGCGAATATCCACGCAATTTGATCGGTTATGGAAACCAACCGCCACACGTACAATGGCCAAATGACGCAAGAGTTGCGGTATCGTTTGTGCTGAATTATGAAGAAGGTGGTGAGCGCTGTACGTTACACGGTGATGAAGAATCTGAAGCTTTCTTATCCGAAATTATTGGTGCACAACCTTTCCCTAACGCCCGTCATATTAGTATGGAATCTATTTATGAATACGGTAGCCGCGCTGGTGTATGGCGTATTCTTAAGTTATTTGATCAATTTAACTACCCGTTAACAGCTTTTGTTGTGGGGATGGCTGCAGAGCGTAATCCTGATGTCATTAAAGAAATGGCAAATTCAGGGCATGAAATTTGCAGTCATGGCTATCGTTGGTTGGATTATCACAAAATCGATATTGATACCGAACGTGAACATATGCAAAAAGCCATTAACGTGATTAAAGACATCACCGGTGAGCGTCCTTATGGTTGGTATACCGGCCGTAATGGTGTCAATACTCGTAAACTGGTAGCAGAAGAAGGCGGCTTCTTGTACGACTCTGATGCGTATGATGATGACTTACCTTATTGGCATACGGAAGGGCCAAAACCACAATTGGTGATCCCTTATACATTGGATGTAAACGACATGCGTTTTGCGACCAATCAAGGTTTTAATACCGGTGAACAATTCTTCCAATACTTAAAAGATTCATTTGATACTTTGTACGAAGAAGGGGCAGAAAGCCCAAAAATGATGTCGGTTGGTTTACATTGTCGTTTGATCGGTCGCCCAGGGCGAATTCAAGGGTTGAAGCGTTTTATGGAATATGTGCAACAACACGACAAAGTGTGGGTGTGTCGCCGTTTGGATATTGCTAAGCATTGGCATGAATCGCATCCTCATCCAGATTTGAATAAATAA
- a CDS encoding NCS2 family permease, protein MNNTETKSLNTDSSTPKGLLERWFKLKEHGTTVKSEIIGGLTTFATMAYIIFVNPSIMATSGMDAGALFVATCVGAAIGTLLMAFYANWPVGLAPGMGLNAFFAFTVVGEMGYTWQVALGAVFISSVLFVLMSYSSLREWILDSIPHSLRYSMTAGVGLFLGLIGLKTAGIVVENPATLVSLGDFTQPSAVLAACCFLIISVLSERKIFGAVLIGIFIVTIVGWSLGIVEYNGIFAAPPSIAPTFMAMDISGALEISMISVILAFLFVNMFDTAGTLMGVAQRANLINPETGKIKDLRKALKADSVASVAGACVGCPPVTSYVESAAGVEAGARTGLSSVVVGLLFIAAIFVSPLAGMIPGYATAGALIYVAFVMMSSMQHIKWNDFTDAAPAAITALMMPLTFSIANGIALGFITYTVLKIATGKQQEVSICMYVLTAIFVAKLIFM, encoded by the coding sequence GTGAATAATACAGAAACGAAATCACTAAACACCGATTCAAGCACCCCAAAAGGGCTACTCGAACGTTGGTTTAAACTGAAAGAACATGGTACGACTGTAAAGTCTGAGATCATCGGCGGCTTAACCACTTTTGCCACCATGGCTTACATTATTTTTGTGAACCCTTCCATCATGGCAACATCGGGCATGGATGCCGGAGCCTTGTTCGTTGCCACCTGTGTTGGTGCCGCTATTGGTACTTTATTAATGGCATTCTATGCTAATTGGCCTGTGGGTTTAGCACCGGGAATGGGTCTTAATGCTTTCTTTGCTTTTACCGTAGTAGGAGAAATGGGCTATACATGGCAAGTGGCATTGGGCGCGGTATTTATTTCTAGCGTATTGTTTGTCTTAATGAGTTACAGCAGTTTACGTGAATGGATTCTAGACAGTATTCCACACAGTTTACGGTATTCCATGACCGCAGGTGTTGGTTTGTTCTTAGGCCTTATCGGTTTAAAAACAGCGGGTATCGTCGTTGAAAATCCAGCCACTTTAGTGTCTCTTGGCGATTTCACTCAGCCAAGTGCTGTTTTAGCGGCGTGCTGCTTTTTAATCATTAGTGTCTTAAGTGAGCGTAAAATTTTTGGCGCAGTATTAATCGGAATTTTTATCGTAACGATTGTTGGATGGAGCTTAGGCATTGTTGAATATAATGGCATTTTTGCCGCTCCACCAAGCATCGCTCCAACCTTTATGGCAATGGACATTAGTGGCGCACTTGAAATCTCGATGATTAGCGTGATTCTTGCTTTCTTATTCGTCAACATGTTTGATACCGCAGGTACTTTAATGGGCGTTGCTCAGAGAGCTAACTTGATCAACCCAGAAACCGGAAAAATTAAAGATTTACGCAAAGCATTAAAAGCAGACAGTGTCGCCAGTGTTGCGGGTGCTTGTGTCGGCTGCCCACCCGTTACTAGCTATGTTGAAAGTGCAGCAGGCGTTGAAGCTGGTGCCCGTACTGGTTTGTCTTCTGTTGTGGTTGGGTTACTTTTCATTGCGGCAATTTTTGTGTCGCCATTGGCTGGAATGATCCCAGGTTATGCGACCGCAGGCGCACTAATTTATGTCGCCTTTGTCATGATGAGTAGCATGCAACACATCAAATGGAATGACTTTACCGATGCTGCTCCTGCCGCCATTACAGCCTTAATGATGCCATTGACTTTTTCTATCGCCAACGGCATTGCATTAGGCTTTATTACCTACACGGTACTAAAAATAGCAACCGGAAAACAACAAGAAGTCTCGATTTGTATGTACGTACTGACGGCTATTTTTGTGGCTAAGCTCATTTTTATGTAA
- the uraH gene encoding hydroxyisourate hydrolase yields the protein MGKLTTHVLDTANGVPGCDIRVELFRITDQGSQLIKTVTTNFDGRTDSPLLETADFEVGKYELIFYTASYFTQKGVDLGNVPFLDDISIRFGINDQNSHYHVPLLCSPYSFSTYRGS from the coding sequence ATGGGAAAATTAACCACACATGTTTTAGATACCGCCAATGGTGTACCTGGCTGCGATATTCGAGTTGAGCTATTTCGCATCACAGATCAAGGCAGCCAGCTGATTAAAACGGTGACGACAAACTTTGATGGTAGAACCGATTCGCCGTTGCTGGAAACCGCTGATTTTGAAGTCGGTAAATACGAATTAATTTTTTATACCGCCAGTTATTTCACTCAAAAAGGGGTCGACTTAGGCAACGTTCCTTTCTTAGATGATATTTCAATTCGCTTTGGTATTAATGATCAAAATAGTCATTACCATGTACCACTTCTTTGTTCTCCTTATAGCTTCTCAACTTATCGAGGAAGCTAA